In Leptospiraceae bacterium, one DNA window encodes the following:
- a CDS encoding GMC family oxidoreductase translates to MQHEEYDWVIIGSGFGGSVSAMRLSQKGYKVAVLESGKRFKPDDFPKTNWSIRKFLWMPRAFCYGIQRINLLNDVMILSGAGVGGGSLVYANTLYIPNKDVLEKPIMKKLGGEKKLLPFYKTAQKMLGVNDNPLLTEADKLMKETAEEFGKGNTFTTTPVAVYFGKSGVTAKDPFFQGEGPDRTGCNFCGGCMVGCRYDAKNTLDKNYLYLAEKLGAKVFPETRVIDLIPLSEDGSLGYELKTDSPTGFFGGEKKVFRAKRVIFSAGVIGTMKLLFKLKEKNRLPNMSNQIGEFVRTNSEAILGVTSTDKENDFSRGIAITSSVHPDSHTHIEPVRYSRGSDVMGLLATVLTDGGGKIPRQLRFFINIITKPLQFLKTLNPFGFARKSIILLVMQTLDNHIKIAHKRRWIWPFEKSLTSIQAESEKIPTYIPVANEFARKLAKKANGYPRSSYSEVLFDIPTTAHILGGACIAENSNEGVIDMQNRVFGYKNLMICDGSMIPVNLGVNPSLTITALTERAMSFIPAKDKKVHQFSFEKSKTSNSTTKPKPKTKTKTKTKSKPKRK, encoded by the coding sequence ATGCAACATGAAGAATACGATTGGGTAATCATTGGTTCCGGTTTTGGTGGGTCTGTATCTGCAATGAGACTTTCTCAAAAAGGTTATAAGGTAGCAGTTTTAGAATCAGGAAAACGATTCAAACCGGATGACTTTCCAAAGACCAACTGGAGTATCAGAAAATTTCTATGGATGCCAAGAGCCTTTTGTTACGGAATTCAAAGAATCAATCTGTTGAACGACGTAATGATATTGAGTGGTGCAGGGGTTGGAGGTGGAAGTCTTGTGTATGCAAATACTCTATACATTCCAAATAAAGACGTGCTCGAAAAACCTATTATGAAAAAACTTGGTGGAGAAAAAAAACTACTCCCATTCTACAAAACAGCACAAAAAATGCTCGGCGTAAACGACAACCCGCTTTTAACAGAGGCAGACAAGCTGATGAAAGAAACCGCAGAAGAATTCGGAAAAGGGAATACTTTCACTACTACCCCTGTGGCAGTGTATTTCGGGAAATCTGGAGTCACGGCAAAAGATCCATTTTTTCAAGGAGAGGGACCGGACAGAACAGGTTGTAATTTTTGCGGCGGGTGTATGGTTGGTTGCAGGTACGATGCAAAAAACACCTTAGATAAAAACTATCTATACCTTGCAGAAAAACTCGGAGCAAAAGTATTTCCAGAGACCAGAGTCATAGATCTTATCCCTCTTTCTGAAGACGGCTCACTCGGCTACGAACTAAAGACCGATTCTCCTACCGGATTTTTTGGAGGAGAGAAAAAAGTATTTCGCGCTAAAAGGGTTATTTTTTCAGCAGGTGTAATCGGCACAATGAAGCTACTCTTTAAACTAAAAGAGAAAAACCGTCTTCCGAATATGTCAAATCAAATCGGAGAATTCGTAAGGACAAACAGTGAGGCTATCCTCGGAGTCACATCTACCGACAAAGAAAATGATTTTTCAAGAGGAATAGCAATTACTTCGAGTGTTCACCCCGACTCCCATACCCATATAGAGCCTGTTCGATATTCCAGAGGCTCTGATGTAATGGGATTACTTGCTACAGTCTTAACGGATGGTGGGGGCAAGATTCCAAGACAGTTGAGATTTTTCATAAACATTATCACGAAACCTCTCCAATTTTTAAAAACTCTAAACCCTTTCGGCTTCGCAAGAAAAAGTATTATCCTACTTGTAATGCAAACCTTAGACAACCATATTAAGATCGCCCACAAAAGAAGATGGATTTGGCCGTTTGAAAAATCTCTTACCTCTATTCAGGCAGAATCAGAAAAAATTCCGACCTATATCCCTGTAGCCAATGAGTTTGCTAGAAAACTTGCCAAAAAAGCTAACGGCTATCCAAGGAGTTCTTACAGTGAAGTACTGTTCGATATACCTACAACTGCGCATATTCTGGGGGGTGCCTGCATAGCAGAAAACTCTAACGAAGGAGTCATTGATATGCAAAATAGAGTATTCGGTTACAAAAATTTAATGATTTGTGACGGATCAATGATTCCAGTAAATTTGGGAGTAAACCCAAGCCTTACAATTACAGCGCTTACAGAAAGGGCAATGAGTTTTATTCCTGCAAAAGACAAAAAGGTTCACCAATTTTCTTTTGAAAAATCGAAAACTTCAAACTCAACTACAAAACCAAAACCAAAAACGAAAACGAAAACAAAAACAAAATCTAAACCAAAAAGAAAATGA
- a CDS encoding succinate dehydrogenase/fumarate reductase iron-sulfur subunit encodes MSFLNLKLKVWRQKNKNDKGKVVEYEAKNISEHASFLEMLDIVNEDLTNKGEEPIAFDHDCREGICGMCSMMINGVPHGEKKGTTACQLHMYNFKDGETVHIEPWRAKAFPVIKDLVVDRGAYDRIMQAGGFVSVNTGGAPDANALPISKVDADLAMDAATCIGCGACAAACKNASPMLFVAAKVSHLALLPQGQVEKKERVRKMLKAMEDEGFGNCSNQYECEAVCPKEISVSFIARMNREYLSS; translated from the coding sequence ATGAGTTTTCTAAACCTAAAACTAAAAGTATGGCGACAAAAAAACAAAAACGATAAAGGGAAAGTTGTAGAGTACGAGGCAAAAAATATCAGTGAGCATGCTTCTTTTTTAGAGATGCTCGATATTGTAAACGAAGACCTTACTAACAAGGGAGAAGAGCCGATTGCGTTTGACCACGATTGCAGAGAAGGAATCTGCGGTATGTGCTCAATGATGATTAACGGAGTTCCCCACGGTGAAAAAAAAGGTACAACAGCCTGCCAGCTCCACATGTACAACTTTAAAGATGGAGAAACAGTCCACATCGAGCCTTGGAGGGCAAAAGCATTTCCTGTAATCAAAGACCTTGTTGTGGATAGAGGTGCTTATGATAGAATTATGCAAGCCGGTGGGTTTGTATCGGTGAATACCGGTGGAGCACCCGATGCAAATGCACTGCCGATTTCAAAAGTAGATGCAGACCTTGCAATGGATGCGGCTACTTGCATAGGTTGTGGTGCATGCGCTGCGGCTTGTAAAAATGCGTCTCCGATGCTATTTGTGGCAGCCAAAGTTTCTCATCTTGCATTACTCCCACAAGGGCAGGTAGAAAAAAAAGAAAGAGTAAGAAAAATGCTAAAAGCGATGGAAGACGAAGGATTTGGGAATTGTTCCAATCAGTATGAATGCGAAGCCGTATGTCCAAAAGAGATCAGCGTATCATTCATTGCGAGAATGAACAGAGAATACTTATCTTCATAG
- a CDS encoding fumarate reductase/succinate dehydrogenase flavoprotein subunit encodes MKLDSKTPSGPIEGKWDKHKFEMKLINPANKRKFDVIVVGSGLAGASASATLAELGYKVKCFCYQDSPRRAHSIAAQGGINAAKNYQNDGDSVYRLFYDTVKGGDFRAREANVYRLAQVSAQIIDQCVAQGVPFAREYGGHLANRSFGGAQVSRTFYAKGQTGQQLLLGAYSALSRQIGLGAVKMYNRTEMLDLVVIDGHAKGIVVRDMVTGEISSHAADAVVLATGGYGPVFYLSTNAKGCNVTATYRAYKKGALFANPCYTQIHPTCIPVSGDYQSKLTLMSESLRNDGRVWVPKKKGDTRPSYEIPEEERDYYLERKYPSFGNLAPRDISSRSAKEACDAGLGIGPSGLGVYLDFEDAIKRLGEDVIRDRYGNLFDMYSKITNENPYKTPMRIYPAVHYTMGGLWVDYNLMSNIPGLHVIGEANFSDHGANRLGASALMQGLADGYFVLPYTIGNYLASSGTKKPNTDHPEFKKAETDVKEKTNKLLSVKGKRSVDSFHRELGHIMWGKCGMARNASGLKEAIKRIPELREEFWKNVNVPGEAGELNQSLERAGRVADFLEFGELLCTDALTREESCGGHFREEYQTPDGEAQRDDDKFCHVTAWEFQGTDKKPTEHREALTYDNVHLATRSYK; translated from the coding sequence ATGAAATTAGATTCAAAAACACCATCCGGTCCAATCGAAGGAAAGTGGGACAAGCACAAATTTGAAATGAAGCTCATCAACCCAGCCAATAAAAGAAAATTTGACGTGATCGTAGTAGGCTCAGGTCTTGCCGGAGCTTCTGCATCAGCCACTCTTGCAGAACTCGGCTACAAAGTAAAATGTTTCTGTTATCAAGACAGCCCGAGAAGAGCACACAGTATCGCAGCCCAAGGCGGGATTAACGCAGCCAAGAATTACCAAAACGACGGTGATAGTGTTTACAGGTTGTTTTATGATACTGTAAAAGGTGGAGATTTCAGAGCAAGAGAAGCGAATGTTTACAGACTTGCCCAAGTCTCAGCTCAAATCATAGACCAGTGTGTAGCCCAAGGAGTGCCCTTTGCAAGAGAATACGGCGGGCACTTAGCAAACCGATCTTTCGGTGGTGCACAAGTTTCCAGAACATTTTATGCAAAAGGCCAAACAGGTCAACAGCTTCTACTCGGTGCTTATTCTGCACTATCTCGTCAAATCGGTCTTGGTGCGGTAAAAATGTACAATAGAACTGAAATGCTTGATCTTGTAGTGATTGATGGACATGCAAAAGGAATTGTAGTGAGAGACATGGTGACAGGAGAAATTTCTTCTCATGCGGCTGATGCAGTTGTGCTTGCTACCGGTGGATATGGGCCTGTATTCTACTTATCTACCAATGCAAAAGGGTGCAACGTAACCGCAACCTACCGCGCATACAAAAAAGGTGCCTTATTTGCAAACCCATGCTACACTCAAATCCACCCTACTTGTATCCCTGTAAGTGGAGACTACCAGTCCAAGCTAACCTTGATGAGTGAGTCTCTTCGTAACGACGGTAGAGTTTGGGTTCCAAAGAAAAAAGGAGACACACGCCCTTCCTACGAAATCCCTGAAGAAGAAAGAGACTACTATCTTGAAAGAAAGTACCCTAGCTTTGGAAACTTAGCTCCAAGGGATATTTCTTCCAGAAGCGCAAAAGAAGCTTGTGATGCAGGTCTTGGGATCGGGCCTTCGGGACTCGGAGTGTATCTTGACTTTGAAGATGCGATTAAGAGACTCGGAGAGGACGTTATTCGCGACCGTTACGGAAATCTTTTTGATATGTATTCCAAAATTACAAATGAAAACCCGTACAAAACTCCTATGAGAATCTATCCGGCAGTCCACTACACTATGGGAGGACTCTGGGTTGACTACAATCTTATGAGTAATATTCCGGGACTACACGTTATCGGTGAAGCTAATTTCAGTGACCACGGTGCAAATAGACTCGGTGCGAGCGCTCTGATGCAAGGTCTTGCAGACGGATACTTTGTACTTCCTTATACAATAGGAAACTACCTTGCAAGCAGTGGAACGAAAAAACCAAACACAGACCACCCTGAATTCAAAAAAGCAGAAACTGATGTAAAAGAAAAGACGAACAAACTTCTATCTGTCAAAGGAAAAAGAAGTGTTGACTCATTTCACAGAGAGCTTGGACATATCATGTGGGGCAAGTGTGGGATGGCACGTAACGCATCTGGACTCAAAGAAGCGATAAAAAGAATTCCTGAACTAAGGGAAGAATTCTGGAAAAATGTAAACGTTCCGGGTGAAGCCGGAGAGCTAAACCAATCCTTAGAAAGGGCCGGTAGAGTGGCAGACTTTTTAGAATTCGGAGAATTACTCTGTACAGATGCACTCACAAGAGAAGAATCTTGCGGCGGGCATTTCAGAGAAGAATACCAAACACCGGACGGAGAAGCACAAAGAGACGACGATAAATTCTGTCACGTCACTGCTTGGGAATTTCAAGGAACAGACAAAAAACCAACAGAGCACAGAGAAGCACTAACTTACGACAATGTTCATTTAGCTACAAGGAGTTACAAATGA
- a CDS encoding succinate dehydrogenase cytochrome b subunit yields the protein MKSNIGFFQSSIGKKFLMAGTGVLLLGFVIVHMLGHLQMFLGQNAYNHYAHTLKSLGLILWILRIGLFLIFIVHVTTGVILARENSLARPICYTYFQTVQASLASRTMFFSGMLISLFIVYHLLHFTIGVTNPEIFKLTDSEGRPDVYSMMIFSFKNYFITTIYFLAMLALSFHLSHGFFSAFQTLGINKPEYDGKIKLVSIALSLIIFLGFISVPVGILAGIIQPI from the coding sequence ATGAAATCCAATATCGGATTTTTTCAATCCTCTATAGGAAAGAAATTCCTAATGGCGGGAACAGGAGTTTTACTTCTCGGCTTTGTAATTGTTCACATGCTCGGACATTTACAGATGTTTCTCGGTCAAAACGCATACAACCACTATGCACACACACTAAAAAGTCTCGGACTCATTTTATGGATTTTGAGAATCGGTCTCTTTCTCATTTTTATTGTCCACGTTACAACCGGAGTAATTTTAGCAAGAGAAAATAGCTTAGCTCGTCCTATCTGCTACACCTATTTTCAAACAGTTCAGGCAAGTCTTGCTTCCAGAACCATGTTTTTCTCGGGTATGCTTATTTCACTTTTTATAGTGTACCACTTGCTTCACTTTACGATTGGTGTGACTAACCCCGAAATTTTTAAGCTAACCGACTCTGAGGGGAGACCGGATGTGTATTCTATGATGATTTTTAGTTTCAAAAACTATTTTATCACTACAATATATTTTCTTGCAATGCTTGCACTGTCTTTTCACCTAAGCCACGGGTTTTTTAGCGCATTCCAAACCCTTGGAATAAACAAACCAGAGTACGACGGCAAAATCAAACTTGTAAGCATAGCTTTATCGCTTATTATTTTTCTCGGATTTATTTCCGTTCCTGTAGGAATTCTTGCAGGTATCATTCAACCTATATAA
- the cas12a gene encoding type V CRISPR-associated protein Cas12a/Cpf1 — protein MKKLENFTNLYSLSKTLRFELKPMGSTNEWIEKKGLIKQDEIRAEDYKIVKKIIDRYHKSFIEEAFESAFKERHKKNKDTFKETMEAIVNSYSEIYYKKEKADTDKKNLEKISSEMRKEIVSVFKGKCSEEIKKKFTNLFNKELIKEDLLSFCDDEEKEVVDKFSDFTTYFKGFHENRKNMYSDEEKSTAISYRIVHENLPKYLDNLQIIKTIKEKYKDFEWKNLDSSLKSIDSNLRIKDFLAEEGFILTFSQKGIDRYNLVLGGKSLDSGEKVQGLNEFINLYRQKKNLDRRQIPNLKALFKQILSDREKFSFVPEKFNSGSSVLESIREYCEDVIFSKIEIEGKKVSFLKGLENTLNNWKGHDLNKIYISNDLGLTNVSNYLFGDWSKIQSAMLHYYDEKIADPDDRLKQSKKYEKEKEKWIGREYFSIQELNEAIELYSKYMEEEFQPVTIDSYFSSLTTRDENRSEIHVIEKIESTYKELGNLLSQEYPEEKNLKSDKSSVEKIKNFMDSIKVLQNFLKPLSPKKIHDEKDLSFYNEFDILPESLISFNELYNKVRKFLTSKEYSEEKFKLNFKNSTLLDGWDENKETTNLSILLKENDSYYLGIMDKENNKIFEEIPKEKSDEKTIQKMVYKLLPGPNKMLPKVFFSEKGLSIYNPSTKI, from the coding sequence ATGAAAAAATTGGAAAATTTCACAAATCTATACTCACTATCAAAAACACTACGATTTGAGTTGAAGCCGATGGGTTCCACAAACGAATGGATCGAAAAAAAAGGATTAATCAAACAAGACGAAATCCGTGCCGAAGACTATAAAATCGTTAAAAAAATTATTGATAGATACCATAAAAGTTTTATAGAAGAGGCGTTCGAATCAGCATTTAAAGAAAGACACAAAAAAAATAAAGACACTTTTAAAGAAACAATGGAGGCTATTGTAAATTCATACTCTGAAATTTACTATAAAAAAGAAAAGGCAGACACCGATAAAAAGAACTTAGAAAAAATATCCTCGGAAATGAGAAAAGAAATAGTTTCCGTATTTAAAGGAAAATGCAGCGAAGAAATAAAGAAAAAATTTACCAATTTGTTTAATAAGGAATTAATTAAAGAAGATTTACTTTCATTTTGCGATGACGAAGAAAAAGAGGTGGTGGATAAGTTTTCAGATTTCACCACTTACTTTAAGGGATTCCATGAAAATAGAAAAAATATGTATTCCGATGAAGAAAAAAGTACAGCGATTTCTTATAGGATCGTTCATGAGAATTTACCGAAGTACTTAGATAATCTACAAATTATAAAAACAATCAAAGAAAAATACAAAGATTTTGAATGGAAAAACTTAGACTCTAGTTTAAAGAGTATTGACAGTAATTTAAGAATAAAAGACTTTTTGGCTGAAGAAGGATTTATTTTAACATTTTCTCAAAAAGGAATAGATCGATATAATCTTGTATTAGGCGGAAAGTCTTTGGACTCTGGAGAAAAAGTACAGGGATTAAACGAGTTCATAAATTTATACAGACAAAAAAAGAATTTAGACAGAAGACAAATTCCTAATTTAAAAGCGCTTTTTAAGCAGATACTAAGTGATAGAGAAAAATTTTCTTTTGTTCCAGAAAAATTCAATTCTGGCAGTTCTGTTTTGGAGTCTATACGAGAATATTGTGAAGATGTAATTTTTTCTAAAATAGAGATAGAGGGGAAAAAAGTTTCTTTTCTAAAGGGATTGGAAAATACTCTGAATAATTGGAAAGGGCACGACTTAAATAAAATATATATTTCTAATGATTTGGGTCTTACGAATGTTTCCAATTATTTATTTGGAGATTGGTCTAAGATTCAATCTGCAATGCTTCATTACTACGATGAAAAAATAGCCGATCCAGATGATCGACTCAAGCAAAGTAAAAAGTACGAAAAAGAAAAAGAAAAATGGATTGGTAGAGAATATTTTTCGATTCAAGAATTGAATGAAGCGATTGAACTATATTCAAAGTATATGGAAGAAGAATTTCAACCGGTTACAATTGATTCATATTTTTCGAGCCTAACAACAAGAGATGAAAATAGATCCGAAATTCATGTAATCGAAAAAATTGAATCTACTTATAAAGAATTAGGAAATCTATTGAGCCAAGAGTATCCAGAAGAAAAAAATCTAAAATCGGATAAGTCCAGCGTAGAGAAAATTAAAAATTTTATGGATTCGATCAAGGTTTTACAAAATTTTCTAAAGCCACTTAGTCCAAAAAAAATTCATGATGAAAAAGACCTTAGCTTTTACAATGAATTTGATATTTTACCGGAGTCTCTTATATCTTTTAATGAGTTATATAATAAAGTCAGAAAATTTTTAACTTCAAAAGAATATTCAGAAGAAAAGTTCAAATTGAATTTTAAAAACTCAACTCTTCTTGATGGTTGGGATGAAAACAAGGAAACTACAAATTTAAGTATTCTATTGAAAGAAAATGATTCCTATTATCTTGGAATCATGGATAAAGAAAATAATAAAATTTTTGAAGAGATTCCTAAAGAAAAATCAGATGAAAAAACGATTCAAAAGATGGTATATAAACTCCTGCCTGGTCCAAATAAAATGCTTCCCAAAGTATTTTTTTCCGAGAAAGGGCTTTCGATATACAATCCTTCAACAAAAATTTGA
- the cas12a gene encoding type V CRISPR-associated protein Cas12a/Cpf1, which translates to MSFTPISKSYIDKLVEEGKLYLFQIYSKDFSQNKKKKEGKPNLHTIYFKTLFDKENLKDVVLKLNGKAEVFYRKKSIEYDEKKIHEGFHIDKIRGKFSYPIIKDKRFTENKFHFHFPITLNFKSGEMKQFNAKVNEFLKTNKDVKIIGIDRGERHLLYISIIDQTGKILKQESLNLIQNDRRFSSVNYKEKLQTKENERDKARKSWGTIENIKELKEGYLSQVVLKISEMMVEHKAIVVLEDLNFGFKRGRQKVERQVYQKFEKMLIEKLNFLVFKDKKDNEAGGVLKAYQLTDKFTSFEKIGKQTGFLFYVPAWNTSKIDPKTGFVNFLNLTYENVKQAKELIKKFESIRFNTKNKQFEFKVNSNSFFSKEKAPRERVWTIFSTDEIRYFTKKTQNSSISTQEINVNEKLKELFKESGYETGIELKEKILEKDTKEFFSSLIFYLRVLTNLRQNNGKTGEDEKDFILSPVKDKSGKFFNSLNGKHDEPKDADANGAYHIALKGLMNLKVLSETKDEELERPSWKNKNKDWLDFIWEFHE; encoded by the coding sequence ATGAGTTTTACACCAATCTCAAAATCTTATATAGATAAATTGGTAGAAGAAGGGAAACTCTATCTTTTTCAAATTTATAGTAAAGATTTTTCACAGAACAAAAAGAAAAAGGAAGGAAAACCAAATCTACATACCATTTATTTTAAAACTTTGTTTGATAAAGAAAATTTGAAAGATGTCGTATTGAAGCTAAATGGAAAGGCAGAAGTATTCTATAGAAAAAAATCCATTGAATACGATGAAAAGAAAATCCACGAAGGATTTCATATAGATAAAATTCGTGGTAAATTTTCTTATCCTATTATAAAAGATAAGAGATTTACAGAAAATAAATTCCATTTTCATTTTCCGATTACTTTGAATTTTAAATCGGGTGAAATGAAACAATTTAATGCAAAGGTCAACGAGTTTTTAAAAACGAATAAGGATGTGAAAATTATCGGCATAGATCGAGGAGAAAGGCACTTACTCTATATCTCTATAATTGACCAAACCGGAAAAATTTTAAAGCAAGAGTCTTTAAACCTAATTCAAAACGATCGGAGGTTTTCAAGTGTGAACTATAAAGAAAAACTTCAAACTAAGGAAAACGAAAGAGATAAGGCAAGAAAATCTTGGGGGACTATAGAAAATATTAAAGAGCTAAAAGAAGGATATTTATCCCAAGTAGTTCTTAAGATTTCTGAGATGATGGTAGAGCATAAAGCAATTGTAGTATTGGAAGATTTGAATTTTGGGTTTAAAAGAGGGAGACAAAAAGTAGAAAGACAGGTCTATCAGAAGTTTGAAAAAATGCTTATAGAGAAACTCAACTTTTTGGTATTTAAAGACAAAAAAGATAACGAGGCAGGTGGAGTTTTGAAGGCGTATCAACTAACGGATAAATTTACGAGCTTTGAAAAAATAGGAAAACAAACTGGATTTTTATTTTACGTCCCAGCTTGGAACACAAGTAAGATTGATCCAAAAACAGGTTTTGTGAATTTTTTGAATTTGACTTACGAAAATGTAAAACAAGCAAAGGAGCTTATTAAAAAATTTGAAAGTATTCGGTTTAATACTAAAAATAAGCAGTTTGAGTTTAAAGTAAATTCAAATTCTTTTTTCTCAAAAGAGAAGGCACCGAGGGAAAGAGTTTGGACGATTTTCTCTACCGATGAAATAAGGTATTTTACTAAAAAGACTCAAAACAGCTCAATTTCTACCCAAGAAATAAACGTGAACGAAAAACTAAAAGAGCTATTTAAAGAATCTGGTTATGAAACCGGGATAGAATTAAAAGAAAAAATTTTAGAAAAGGATACTAAGGAATTTTTTAGCTCTCTAATTTTTTATTTGAGGGTCTTAACGAATTTAAGACAAAATAATGGTAAGACAGGAGAAGATGAAAAAGATTTTATTTTGTCGCCAGTAAAAGATAAGTCTGGAAAATTTTTTAATTCGTTGAACGGAAAACATGATGAGCCAAAAGACGCAGATGCAAATGGAGCCTACCACATTGCTCTAAAAGGTTTAATGAACCTAAAAGTTTTGAGTGAAACAAAAGATGAGGAATTAGAAAGACCCAGTTGGAAAAATAAAAACAAAGACTGGTTGGATTTTATTTGGGAATTCCACGAATAA
- the cas2 gene encoding CRISPR-associated endonuclease Cas2, protein MLLISYDISDTKLRTKFSKYLQKYGERLQYSVFEIKNSERILENIETQIKHYFEKKFSQDDSIMIFKMSTHCKITRYGYAKNQE, encoded by the coding sequence ATGCTACTCATCTCTTACGACATAAGCGATACAAAACTTAGAACAAAATTTTCAAAGTACTTGCAAAAATACGGCGAAAGATTACAGTATTCTGTGTTCGAGATCAAAAATAGCGAGAGAATACTCGAAAATATAGAAACTCAAATCAAACACTATTTTGAAAAAAAGTTCTCTCAAGACGACAGTATTATGATATTTAAAATGAGCACGCATTGCAAGATTACCCGCTATGGATACGCCAAAAACCAAGAATGA
- a CDS encoding transposase produces MIRRNNYGKEFKEKIVMEILSGQSSVSQIAQREKVNPQTIRNWRNEIDTGKFEQNNQTEFALKETSRRIGRCTCQPCVR; encoded by the coding sequence ATGATAAGAAGAAATAACTATGGCAAAGAATTTAAGGAAAAAATAGTAATGGAAATTTTGTCCGGGCAGAGTTCCGTTTCGCAAATAGCTCAAAGGGAAAAGGTAAATCCTCAAACAATCCGAAATTGGAGAAATGAGATAGATACAGGAAAGTTTGAACAAAATAATCAAACCGAATTTGCTTTAAAAGAAACGAGTCGTAGAATTGGAAGGTGCACTTGCCAACCTTGCGTTAGATAA
- a CDS encoding transposase has protein sequence MEISISSFYYQSDAKIKRKQEDKQLIEKIKAYLDLMPQSGYRSVTYFLRNDMKINHKRVYRIMHENLLKCSPKKAYHHATTDSKHNLKNIQIFLRTSQLINAQ, from the coding sequence TTGGAGATCAGTATCTCTTCCTTTTATTACCAATCGGATGCAAAGATTAAAAGAAAACAGGAGGATAAGCAACTAATAGAAAAGATTAAAGCATATCTGGATTTAATGCCTCAATCAGGTTACAGGTCTGTCACTTATTTTCTGAGAAATGATATGAAAATCAATCATAAGCGAGTTTACAGGATCATGCATGAAAACCTTTTAAAATGCAGTCCGAAGAAGGCTTATCATCATGCGACCACGGATTCAAAACATAACCTGAAAAATATCCAAATCTTCTTAAGGACAAGTCAATTAATCAATGCACAGTAA
- a CDS encoding transposase encodes MCLGNAYENAHAESFNKTIKYQEINISCYADKIEAAKSIFQFIDRYNSIRPHSALGGLSPLQFKNKQKI; translated from the coding sequence ATGTGTCTTGGTAATGCATATGAAAATGCACACGCAGAATCTTTTAATAAAACTATCAAGTATCAAGAGATAAATATCTCCTGTTATGCTGATAAAATTGAAGCAGCCAAAAGTATTTTTCAATTTATTGATCGGTACAATTCAATCAGACCTCATTCAGCTTTAGGAGGACTATCTCCTCTGCAATTTAAAAATAAACAAAAAATATGA
- a CDS encoding TetR/AcrR family transcriptional regulator has translation MGRRAQTETEKEEIRNKILDATLELISKEGYKGFSMRKLGPMLGVAPKTIYNYFQSKEEIYLHVLTKGFDLLYEELVQCSKLEVHPFQKVFEIIKTYIKFGFEKSNYYDVMFTWYVPKYNDFVGTALESLAYNELQSALKCFQILVESIRQVKNNLLTEERVNLFSLQLLVSVHGIVALRNNTILGYVHENPDSIIEPLILSILDPLNPKI, from the coding sequence ATGGGAAGAAGGGCACAAACTGAAACCGAGAAAGAAGAAATCCGAAATAAAATACTCGATGCAACTTTAGAGCTTATTTCCAAAGAAGGATACAAGGGATTTAGTATGAGAAAGTTGGGTCCGATGCTCGGAGTTGCACCGAAAACAATTTATAATTATTTTCAAAGCAAAGAAGAAATCTATCTACACGTCTTAACCAAGGGTTTTGATTTGCTGTATGAAGAGCTTGTTCAGTGTTCAAAATTGGAAGTGCATCCATTTCAAAAAGTTTTTGAAATTATAAAAACCTACATTAAATTCGGATTTGAAAAATCGAATTATTACGATGTTATGTTTACTTGGTATGTACCTAAATACAATGATTTTGTTGGTACTGCATTAGAGTCCTTGGCTTATAACGAATTGCAGTCTGCTTTAAAATGTTTTCAGATATTGGTAGAAAGTATTCGGCAAGTGAAAAATAATTTATTAACAGAAGAGAGGGTGAATTTATTTTCGCTTCAACTTCTTGTTTCTGTGCACGGGATTGTGGCTCTAAGAAATAATACAATTCTTGGGTATGTACATGAAAATCCAGATTCTATAATTGAGCCATTAATTCTATCTATTTTAGATCCTTTGAATCCTAAAATATAA